The genomic DNA GGTGCCAGCACGCTGATCAGGTGGCACGTGATCGGCCACCAGCGCCTGGCTGACCGCCGGAATTGCGGCAAAGAATCCACCGACTGCCCCACGGGTGATGAGTAGGCCGGCAAAAACCAGTCCTGCCGCGGGCAGTTCCTGCAACGATACGATCAGCAAAGCGCACATGGCCCAATAGGCGAGCATGAATCCGCCCACGCCCATCAGAAGTACCATTCGACGCCCACGCCGATCACTCAGTGCGCCCCAGGGGCGCGAAAACAACATCCATAGCACGCCGCCCACGGTGACCACTGCGCCAGCCTGCCAGGGTGCCAAATGCAGTGATCGCGCGATCGGCCCGATCAGCGACACAAACGCCATCATCGCCATGGTGCAGGTCATGTAGGCTGCCATCAGCGGCCTGATGTCGAGCCGGGCTCCGCTTGTGAATGCTTCACTCTCTGCGGCCGATATCGTATGGTCTTCAGTCATTTCGTTTTATCCACTGTGCCGTGGGCATGGCGAAGGTCCCTCTGAGGTCAAACCATGGGCTCAGTCATTGCCAGCAAAGTCAATACAATCGTCAGCGCAAGGGAAACCCCCACCAGCAATGCAGATCGACATGATGTGCAGAGCCTTGGCCAAACGCCGCTTCCACTTCCTGGCGTCGTCTTTTCGTGCTGTCGGCTGACGTTGTTGGATGTCAGGGCATTGGTCGTCCCTGATCGCCTCAAAGGTGTTCATACTGTGATTTCCGTCATCTAAGCTGTCGCGCGTACGCCCGGTTTCAGTACAAGTAGGTCGCGGTCAAGCCGACCGTGCGGCCGGGTGCCACTTGGGCGAAGTTGCCCGTAGCGCCATAGGAAAATCCGTAGGTTCGATAGTCCTCATCCGTCAGATTCTGGACATAGAGCATCAATTCCAGATTGCTGGTCGGATTCCATCCCAGACCGGCATCCACCAGCGTATAAGCCCCCTGGCGCAGCGTGTTGGCGCTGTCGAAATAATGCGAGCCGACACGACGCACGCTCAACTGGGGTCTTAGCACGGTATCGGCCACACGCACATTGCCTTTGGCCGCAAGCGTCAGCCCGTAGCGCGGAGCCATCGGCACATCATTGTGGTTGCAGCCGGTGCAGGCGCTGGAATCCTCGAAGCGGCGGAAGGTCGCGTCATTGATGAAGCCCCCGGCGCTCAGCGTCCATTGTCGAGTGACATCCCACTCGGTATTGAACTCCATGCCCACGGAGCGGGTGTCGCCCACGTTGCGCAGCGTCTGGTTGCCCATATCGCCATCGCCATAGAGCTGCACATCCTTGCTGTCCACGCGGTAGAGGGCAAGGCTGGCGCGCAGGTCGCGGCCAGAGTACCGCAGCCCGGCCTCGTAGCTGATCGAGCGCTCCCGGCCATAGCCCTCGGCGTCATCCACGCTCGACGGTGCCAGGTTGTACCCCAGCGGCTTGTAGCCCTGGGCCACATTGACGTAGCCACGCCAACTGGGAGCGAACTGGTAGCCTGCCGCAAGATGGCCCAGCCAGGTCGTCTGGTTGGCCGATGCCCGCCCCTGGAAGGCGCTGCCCATCATGTTGCCTTGGAAATGCGTTCTGGCCTCGTCGCGGCTGAAGCGCAGGCCGGCCGTCAGATCCGCCTTGGGCGTCAGATGCCAGGTCACGTCGCCATAGGCCGCCAGCGACTCGCTACGGTTGCTGGAGGAAGAGTCCGTTACGCGATAAAGACTGGGAAGCACCATGTCGAACTGGTAGCTGCGCGACATGTCCACTTCCTGCCGGTATAGACCGAACACCGCATCCCAGGCACGGGAAGACGCCTCCCCCGCCTCGCTCGGTCGCGTCGACAGGCGCACCTCCTGGGTGTTCTGTTTCCAGTGCTCCCCAAACTGCGGGAAATATGCATCCAACGGCCAATGACGTGCGGTATGGACTCGTTGACTGCTGGCGATGACATTCAGGCGCCAGAGGCCAAAATCATATTGGCCGTTGAGGGCAAAGCTGTTCGCGCACCGCTTCTGGTAGAAATCCCGGTAGGCCTCGGGCAGATTCGGCGAAACATACGCCTTGCGGGATTTGTAATCGTCAAACAGGGTATAGACCTCCTGGTCTCCCTTGGCGCAATCGCGGCCTGCGCTCAGTCCCATCTCCCAGGGGCTGCCCATTGGTGCCAGGCGCAACTTGACGTTGCCGGCCCGCGAACGCACGCCCCCCAGCCGGTCGCTACCAATGACATCGCTGCGGATATCTCCGTTGACGTCATTGCCCAACAGGGATACCGAGCCGTACAGCAAATCCTTGACCAGCGGCCCGGAGCCTTCGGCCTGCAACTGATAGCCATCGCGGCTCGATACGCCGGCACGGGCGGCAAACTGCGGCGTGTTGTCCGGCTTGTGCGTCACGATGTTGAGCACGCCGCCCTGGGCACTCTTGCCGTACAGCGTGCCTTGCGGCCCCTTGAGCAATTCCACCTGCTCGACGCCCAACAGGGACTGGGCGGCAAAGGTCGGCAACTGCGGTACGCCATCCACATAGACGGTCAGCGCCGGGTTGTAGAAATCCTGCGCCGACGTCACGCCGCGCAGCGTGATGATCGGGAACAGGAAGGTCGCGCTGTACGACGTGTACAACTCGGGGAAAACGCGATCCAGTTCCAGGGTCGAAGTCACCTGGGCATCATCCAGCGACGTGCGGTCGGCCACGCTGGCGGAGCCATTGAGCCGTTCCAGGGTTTCGCCGCGCTTGCTAGCCGTGACGACCACAGGGGGCAGAACGGCGGGTTCATCGTCGGCGCGCGGCGAACTTTGTGCACCGGCGTCATGCATCCATGACATGGCATGCACGGAAATCAGCGCAATGCTGAGGGCGCGGAGTTGAAAACGCATGATGAAAGATTTCTCCTTATTCTCTGGAACGACAGGTGCTGCTGCAAACAACCATTGGTGGCGCGATGACCCACCAGATCCGGCGTTCATTGCGCCGGTGGTCGGCCCCGATGAACACATGCTCGTGCATCGGCGAGAACGGCAGGGGCTTCGTCCAATGGCCCGAGTGCGCTCGATTCATCATGCTTCCCCCACACGCCAGTGCTTGACGCTCTGCTGGGCCTGCCACATCCGCGCATAGCGGCCATTGCCGGCCAGCAGCTCGGCATGCCTGCCGGCTTCGACCACGCGGCCGTCGTCGATCACCAGAATCTGGTCGGCGGCGGCAATGGTGGACAGCCGGTGCGCGATCACGATCACCGTGCGCTCGCGCACCAGGGCGTCGATGGCGCGCTGCACGGCCACTTCGCTTTCGGTGTCGAGCGCCGCGGTCGGCTCGTCGAGGACGACGATGGGCGCGTTCTTGAGCATGGCACGGGCGATGCTGATGCGCTGGCGCTCGCCGCCCGAAAGCCGGCCGCCGATGTCGCCCACCCGCGTCTGGTAGCCCTCGGGCAGCCGGGTGATGAACTCGTGGCAATGTGCGGCGCGGGCGGCGGCTTCGACCTCTTCGTCGCTCGCATCTGGCCGGGCCATGCGGATGTTGGCCAGGATGCTGTCGTCGAACAGGTACACGTCCTGGAACACCACCGAGATCAGGCTGTTGAGCGTCTCCGGCGCGATGGCGCGGATGTCCACGCCGCCAATAGTGATGCGTCCGGCCTGGGGGTCGGCATGGCGCATCAGCAGGCGTGTCACCGTGGTCTTGCCGGATCCCGATGGGCCGACCAGCGCCGTCAGGCTGCGTTCGGGCAACCGGGCGCACAGATCGCGCAAGATCGGTTCGCTCGATGAGGCATAGGCAAAGCGCACGCCCTCGATGGCGACGTCAAACCATTCAGGCACCTGCGAAGGCGTTTGCCGTGGCAACGGGGCAATGCCGAGCAGGGCATCGATTTTGCCCAGCGCCGCCTCGATCAGGTCAATCACCTTGGCGTACAGCACGAAGGTTGCCAGCGGTTCGGCAAAGCGCACGGCGATCACCATCAGCGCCGCCAGTACGGCGATATCCAGGGAGCCCTGTACGACGAACCAAGCACCCAGGAACACCACCAGCAGGATCGCCAGCTCCATCACCGTCGCCAGGATCAGGTTAGGCTTGGCCCCTTTTTGCTGGCCGATGGTCTGGATTTTTTCCAGGTACACGAAGCTGTCATGCAGGCGCTGCGCCTTTTCCCCGGTGCGGCAGGTCGCGCGCAGCACCGGCAGACCCTGGGCGTATTCGAGGATATCCGCACTGGTGCGCTCGTGGGCGTCGGCCAGCATGCGCATGCCGCGTCCGTAGGCCGGGCGCCGCCAGCGGTACAGGGGAATCAGCAGCGGGAACACCAGCAGCAGGACGAGCCCCATGCGCCAGTCGAACCACAGCGCCGCCAGCGCCACCGTCAGCGGCGTCAGCAAGGCGGTGGCCATCATGTTGGCGATCGTCAGGATGTAGCTGAGCGTCTCGTCCACGTTCCCCAGCAAGGTCGCGTTGACCCCACCGGCGCGCTTGTCCTGCAGCACCTCCAGCGGAATGCGGCGCAACTGCGCGCCCAGCTCGGAACGCAGCTCATGCGTGTTGCGCACCATGTCGCCGCGATAGTCGAAGCCCTGCGCCCACCAGCGGATGACCGTGCTGGCCAGCATCAGCCCCGTCATCGCCAGCAGCCAGGGCAGCGCCGCCTGCCAACTGGCGCTCGGTATCAATGCCTGAAAGAGCGGCATCAGGCACGCCAGCGCCACCCCCTGCGCAATGGCGGCCAGGCCCAGGCCGATCAGGCTGGCGCGCAGCCTGGGCGCGCGGCTGCGGGCGCTGGTCATCAATTGCCGCCACGTCTCGCGCAGGGGCGTTATCCGCTGGCTGGGATCTGCAATGCTCATGCCCGTGCTCCCATCAAGGCCCAGTCCTGCGCCTGCTCATAGTTGTTCCACAGCCGCGCATACACGCCGCTTTGCGCGACCAGCGCATCATGCGTGCCGCGCTCGGCCAGCCGCCCCTGGTCGAACACCAGAATCTGGTCCGCATCGCGGATGGTGGAGAGCCGATGCGCCACCATCAGCACCGTCTTGCCCCGCATCAGGTTGGAAAGTGCCGCCACCAGCGCGGCCTCGTTCTCCGGGTCGGCGAAGGCCGTGGCTTCGTCCAGCACCAGGATGGGCCGGTTCTGCAGGATGGCGCGGGCGATGGTGATGCGCTGGCGCTGTCCGCCGGAGAGGAACACGCCCCGTTCGCCCACCGGCGTGTCGTAGCCCTGCGGCAGGCCTTCGATGAACGCGTGCGCCTGGGCGGCGCGCGCGGCGGCCATCACCTCGTCCATCGTCGCGCCCTCCAGCCCCAGGCGGATGTTGTTGGCGATGGTGTCGGCAAACAGAAAGGTGTCCTGGAACACGAACGCAACGTGCTGCATCAGCACGTCGGGCTGCATCTCGCGCACATCCACGCCGCCGACCTTGACGCAGCCCGCGCTGACATCCCAGAAGCGCGGTATCAGCCTGGCCACCGTGGTCTTGCCCGCGCCGGAAGGGCCCACCAGCGCCGCCACCGTCCCTTGCGGCACGTCGAAGCTCACGTCCTGCAACACCAAAGGCCCATCGCCGGTGTAGCGAAAATCCACCCGCTCGAAACGCACCGAGCCGTCCATCGGTGTCCTGGCCCGTTCCGCCTGGGGGACTCGCAGCTCCGGCTCGGCCATCACCTCCTGGATGCGGTGGATGCTCATCTGCGTCTTGGCCACCAGATGTTTGAGCGACATCAACGGCAGCAGCGATTCAGCCATGCCGGTGCCCACCAGCAGCACGGCCAGCCAGGCGGCGACATCCAGCGTGTCATGGCTGATCAGCCAGCCGCCCAGCCACACCAGCACCGCGAGCGTCGGCAGCGGATTGAGGATCGCCACCGACAGGCGCGAGGAAAACCCGGCCATGCGGTACCACTGCAACACCACCTCCATGAAGGCATCGAGGGCACGCTGGTAGCGCTGGAATGTGGTCGTGCCGGTATCGAAGGTACGCACCACCGGCATCGCCTGCACGTACTCGACGACCGCCTTGCTCACGTTCTCGCCCGCGGCGTGGTAGCGCTGCATCATCTCGCCGCTGCCGCGCATGGCCAGCGACACCACCGCCATGCCGAGCGCCAGCACCGCCGTGGCCACCAGCGCCAGGCGCCAGTCCAGCCACCACAGCAGCACGAAGGTGAGCACCGGCGACACATAGGCCCGCGCGTACAAAGGCGTGCTGTCGGCCACGAACACGTGCAGCGCCTTCACGTCGTCCATCATCACCTTGGTCAGCGCACCGGCGCCGCTCTGCTGCACATAGCCCAGCGGCAGCCGCGCCAGGTGCTCGGACAGATCGGTGCGCAGCCGCGTCTCCAGGCGAAAGGCCGCATAGTGCGACTGGTTGAACGCATTGAGACGCAACACAAAGGCCAGCACGGTCAGCCCCGCCGCTAGCAGCAGTGGCGGCCAGGGCCACGGGCTCGGAGCGGCCAGCAGCGCATGCACGGCCCAGGCCAAGGCGCACAGCGCGCCCAGGGCGCTGGCGGCCGCCAGGCCGGCCAACCCCATGGCAAAGCGGATCTGGCCCTGCACGGGCCGCATGATGGACCAGACGCCGGGCGCGGACCGCGTCTTGTCGTTACCCGGCATGGGCACCTCCCAGCGACTGCGTAGCCGTTCGCTCGTCGACCCGCGCTTGGCGCCAGACCACCAGCGCCGCCACCACCGTGAGCGCCGCCGCCAGCCCGAAGCAAAAGTCATAGCCCAGGTGCTGGGCCAGCCAGCCACCGGCCACGCCGCCCGCCATCGCCAGCAGCGCGTCGGCGCTCTGGAACACCGTGAAATCCAGCCCGGCCTGCAGTGGCGAGGTCAGCCCCATCAACGCCGAGTACAACGCCACCCACAGGCCACCCAGTATCATGAACATCAGGCCGACCAGCACGATAAGCAGCGTCAGCGATGCCGCCGGCGCGGCCAGGGCCAAAGCCAGCAGCACGCAGGTCTTGAGGCCGACCGCCATCCACACCGCACGCCAGCCAGGCGCGCAGCGCACCAGCACGCCTCCCAGAACCACGCCGGTCAGCCCCGCGCCGACGTATAGCGAACCGAACAACCAGCCCAACTGTTCGACCGTCATACCGCGATCCAGCAGGAAAGGGCCGAACATGCCAAATGTCAGGCGCACCCCGGCGCTGGACAGCAACAGCAGCAACAGACCATGGCGCACCTGCGGCCGGCGCAGCGCATGCAGCAGGCTGGGGCGGTGATCGACGGCCAGCGCCCGGTCGCGCGGCGGCTCGCGCAGCAGCAACATCGGCAGGCCCAGCAGCACGACGGCCAAGCCTGCCGCCATCAGTGCCAGCGGCCAACCATATTGCCCGGCCACCAGCAAAAAGCCGCCCGCGCCCAGCATGGCCCCCACATAACTGCCGCCGACCTGCGCCACATTGCCCCAGCCGCGCCGGTTCATGGCCAATTGATCGACCACGAACCCGTCGCACGCCACATCGGCCGTTGCGGCCGCCAGGGCCGCCAGCAGCAGCACGCCCAGTATCCAGCCCGCATGCCCACTCAGCGACAGCTGCCCGGCCAGGCTCGCCAACCCCAGCAGGAACAGGATCGCGGCCATCAGCCATTGGCCCGTCAGGATCAGGATGCGTGAACGCCGCTCCAGCCTGCCTGCCGGCAAACGCCAGCGCTCCACCAGCGGCGACCACAGAAAGCGTATGCCCCAGGGCACCCACAGCAGCGCGGTCAGCCCGATCAACTGCAGCGAGGCACCTTCGCTGCGCAGCAGCGTGGGCAGGGCCTGCGTGATCAGGGCAGTGATGAGGGTCTGGGTGATGTAGACCCCGGCAACGGCTGGCAACAGATGGCGCAGCTTCAAGGACGCGACCGACGAAGAAGCGATCGTATTCATCTATTCCAACTCTCCATATGCAAAACACAGGCGCGAAACGGCAAACAGCGCAGCACCCCGCGGCCGCAGAGCCGCAGAAGAACACCGTGCAACAAGTTGCGGCGTCTCAAGCCCAATGTTCTGGAACGGGGCTACCGTCTTCAGTCATTAAAGCCACTGAGGACAAAGCAATAAAACGCTGGTATAAGCCGTAATGCAAATGAGACGTGTTTCAATGTAAGATGAGCATAACGCCTCAAACAGGGGAATGATTGCGTAGATTCGGCGCGCTGGCTCCCGCTTTACGGACAGAACTTGTCTATTACGGAAAATTTTTATGGCTGCGGACATCCCGATCAGGAGAGTGAGCGAACGCGCGAAGCATGACCCCGCCCGGATGCTGGACAGCATGCTGCTGGACATTCCTGAAGACTGGCGCAACACCATGCAGTTGGACCGCCCGTTAGAAGGCGTGAACATCTGCTGCATGCATGGGCGGCCCAACTCTCAGTGGGCGTTCGAGGCCCAGGGAGGGCCTTCGCTGTCGATGAGCATCCTGCTCGAAGGCCAGATGGAAGCCGCCATCAAGGACGGCAGCGAGTTTCGCCTGCGGTCCGGACAGGCCGTGCTGATGGCCATCGGCCAGCAGGTCAGCGGCTGGGACGTGTTCTCGGCCGAGCGCGATTTCCGCATGGTCAACATCAACCTCACCCGCGAGGCGCTGCTGGGCATGACCGGCCTGCAGATAGAAGACATACTCCAGTGCATGCGCTGCGCGGGCAGCGGCAGCATGCCGCACGTCGATGTCAGCATGGCCGCGATGCCGGTCTTCAACGCGCTCGAGCGCGTGGCCGGCG from Achromobacter xylosoxidans includes the following:
- a CDS encoding TonB-dependent receptor, yielding MRFQLRALSIALISVHAMSWMHDAGAQSSPRADDEPAVLPPVVVTASKRGETLERLNGSASVADRTSLDDAQVTSTLELDRVFPELYTSYSATFLFPIITLRGVTSAQDFYNPALTVYVDGVPQLPTFAAQSLLGVEQVELLKGPQGTLYGKSAQGGVLNIVTHKPDNTPQFAARAGVSSRDGYQLQAEGSGPLVKDLLYGSVSLLGNDVNGDIRSDVIGSDRLGGVRSRAGNVKLRLAPMGSPWEMGLSAGRDCAKGDQEVYTLFDDYKSRKAYVSPNLPEAYRDFYQKRCANSFALNGQYDFGLWRLNVIASSQRVHTARHWPLDAYFPQFGEHWKQNTQEVRLSTRPSEAGEASSRAWDAVFGLYRQEVDMSRSYQFDMVLPSLYRVTDSSSSNRSESLAAYGDVTWHLTPKADLTAGLRFSRDEARTHFQGNMMGSAFQGRASANQTTWLGHLAAGYQFAPSWRGYVNVAQGYKPLGYNLAPSSVDDAEGYGRERSISYEAGLRYSGRDLRASLALYRVDSKDVQLYGDGDMGNQTLRNVGDTRSVGMEFNTEWDVTRQWTLSAGGFINDATFRRFEDSSACTGCNHNDVPMAPRYGLTLAAKGNVRVADTVLRPQLSVRRVGSHYFDSANTLRQGAYTLVDAGLGWNPTSNLELMLYVQNLTDEDYRTYGFSYGATGNFAQVAPGRTVGLTATYLY
- a CDS encoding ABC transporter ATP-binding protein, translating into MSIADPSQRITPLRETWRQLMTSARSRAPRLRASLIGLGLAAIAQGVALACLMPLFQALIPSASWQAALPWLLAMTGLMLASTVIRWWAQGFDYRGDMVRNTHELRSELGAQLRRIPLEVLQDKRAGGVNATLLGNVDETLSYILTIANMMATALLTPLTVALAALWFDWRMGLVLLLVFPLLIPLYRWRRPAYGRGMRMLADAHERTSADILEYAQGLPVLRATCRTGEKAQRLHDSFVYLEKIQTIGQQKGAKPNLILATVMELAILLVVFLGAWFVVQGSLDIAVLAALMVIAVRFAEPLATFVLYAKVIDLIEAALGKIDALLGIAPLPRQTPSQVPEWFDVAIEGVRFAYASSSEPILRDLCARLPERSLTALVGPSGSGKTTVTRLLMRHADPQAGRITIGGVDIRAIAPETLNSLISVVFQDVYLFDDSILANIRMARPDASDEEVEAAARAAHCHEFITRLPEGYQTRVGDIGGRLSGGERQRISIARAMLKNAPIVVLDEPTAALDTESEVAVQRAIDALVRERTVIVIAHRLSTIAAADQILVIDDGRVVEAGRHAELLAGNGRYARMWQAQQSVKHWRVGEA
- a CDS encoding ABC transporter ATP-binding protein, translated to MRPVQGQIRFAMGLAGLAAASALGALCALAWAVHALLAAPSPWPWPPLLLAAGLTVLAFVLRLNAFNQSHYAAFRLETRLRTDLSEHLARLPLGYVQQSGAGALTKVMMDDVKALHVFVADSTPLYARAYVSPVLTFVLLWWLDWRLALVATAVLALGMAVVSLAMRGSGEMMQRYHAAGENVSKAVVEYVQAMPVVRTFDTGTTTFQRYQRALDAFMEVVLQWYRMAGFSSRLSVAILNPLPTLAVLVWLGGWLISHDTLDVAAWLAVLLVGTGMAESLLPLMSLKHLVAKTQMSIHRIQEVMAEPELRVPQAERARTPMDGSVRFERVDFRYTGDGPLVLQDVSFDVPQGTVAALVGPSGAGKTTVARLIPRFWDVSAGCVKVGGVDVREMQPDVLMQHVAFVFQDTFLFADTIANNIRLGLEGATMDEVMAAARAAQAHAFIEGLPQGYDTPVGERGVFLSGGQRQRITIARAILQNRPILVLDEATAFADPENEAALVAALSNLMRGKTVLMVAHRLSTIRDADQILVFDQGRLAERGTHDALVAQSGVYARLWNNYEQAQDWALMGARA
- a CDS encoding MFS transporter; the encoded protein is MNTIASSSVASLKLRHLLPAVAGVYITQTLITALITQALPTLLRSEGASLQLIGLTALLWVPWGIRFLWSPLVERWRLPAGRLERRSRILILTGQWLMAAILFLLGLASLAGQLSLSGHAGWILGVLLLAALAAATADVACDGFVVDQLAMNRRGWGNVAQVGGSYVGAMLGAGGFLLVAGQYGWPLALMAAGLAVVLLGLPMLLLREPPRDRALAVDHRPSLLHALRRPQVRHGLLLLLLSSAGVRLTFGMFGPFLLDRGMTVEQLGWLFGSLYVGAGLTGVVLGGVLVRCAPGWRAVWMAVGLKTCVLLALALAAPAASLTLLIVLVGLMFMILGGLWVALYSALMGLTSPLQAGLDFTVFQSADALLAMAGGVAGGWLAQHLGYDFCFGLAAALTVVAALVVWRQARVDERTATQSLGGAHAG
- a CDS encoding helix-turn-helix transcriptional regulator; this encodes MAADIPIRRVSERAKHDPARMLDSMLLDIPEDWRNTMQLDRPLEGVNICCMHGRPNSQWAFEAQGGPSLSMSILLEGQMEAAIKDGSEFRLRSGQAVLMAIGQQVSGWDVFSAERDFRMVNINLTREALLGMTGLQIEDILQCMRCAGSGSMPHVDVSMAAMPVFNALERVAGEISHCRYLDCRARNVFLCAKVTEAIAVLMCRSGREHGSAATLRAVPSDRPHLVRARNLLESKYSEPWSVPTLAQAVGLNEKRLQAGFQALYGLTVHECLTRIRLDAALAMLVHGVSVTDTAQAVGFANVSHFSKVFRNNIGASPKHWLLEYRATD